The DNA region GTCTACTCACCAGATGAGCCTGACGGAGGCTGCTCCCACTGGTCTTCCTTCCAAGCTTTTCTAGACGTGGTCTTGCCAGAATATCTCTTGTCTGTGTCCAAGAGGGAGGCTGATGCCAGCTTTCGAATGCTACCCACCGCCTGATAATCACCTTCCCCATCTTCCCCTTCATCAAACCTGTCAATCACTTTGGCAGCAGtggctgtggggggaggggaaaaagTAATCAGAACCTCCTAGTTAGAACCAACTTTAAGGGCAACCCTGTTCAACCCTTTAAATTCATGCTTGAACGTCCTCTGCAAAATCCCCACCAACTTCTGAGAACAGGGACCTCACTATCTCCAGACCACTTACTACCTTGCTGCTATTCCTGAACAGAAAGCTGACTCTCTGCATCTACTAGAAAGATGTATTTCCAGGCCTTGGAACATAGAAAACTAAGTCTAAATTCCTCCTCCACATGCGACAGTCACTCAGACATTTCGTCAGCCATCATCATGTTGTATCCTACTCCAGCCCATCCCTCGGGAGTTTTCTTTGCTTATCCAGGCTAAACAACCTCAGTTCCTTCAACTGATTATTCCTAAGAAACGGTCCAGCACTCATATTTATCCCTCTGTATTCTCCCTTCCTCGCACTTCTCGGACTCAAGCCTAAAGCAGGATTACTCTCAACTAGACATTGAACAGCAGCTTACAGAACGGCAGCCTTATTCGTCAACCACTAAGCAAGCGTGTTGAGGCCTGAAAAGGCTTAAGGGGCACCACGAACGCCTACTTCTTCCTTCAATCCTCCAAGTAAGTTATCAGAGGTaggcagtttgttttttttttcatagaattaaACTTCCTTCTCCTCATTTCTAATGCGATGCCAGTAAGGGCATCCCGAAAGATGACTACCAATCCGAGGCCAACCTGGCTGTCCGCCACAGCCCTGGATCAACAGTTAACCCAAATCTGTGCTCCGGGAGCCCCGCCCACCCGAGCACCAAGTCCAGAAAGCGCGTCAGGAGAATCCCGACCCTCTCCTCCCCGAGTCCCGGGGGTCCCCCTTCCCGGGAAGGAGTTTTCCTCCGCGCAGGGGGAAAGGAAGGTAGGCTGGGCGGCAAGGCCCCGCTGCCGGCTCCTCACGCACCGCCCAAGTCCTCCCGGGGCCGGGCCCGCCGCTCCGCACGTGGCCTTGCCCCCGTCAGGCCTCACCCTCCTCCGGCTCGGCCTCAGGATCCGCTTCGCGCGGTCGCGGGTTCAACAACTGCTCCAGCTGCAGCGCCAGAGACTGCGGTCCCGCCATGGTCACCAAGGCCTCGCCCGGCGCCGCGCTCCTGAACGTTGCTCTCCCCCTGCCAAGTCCTCTCTCCTGAGAGACGGATCCCCGCGAACCGTCAGGGAAGCGCCGAGTTGCGCGCCCGGCTCCGGGTCGCCAACTTCCGGGAGGCTcccgggagggggcggggcttgCGTCACTACGGGCGTTGCTAGGACGGAGGCGCACGCGCCCGGAAGGCTGACGCGTGTGCGTGTGCGCCTGCGccgaggggcggggggaggggaggggttggGCCGCGCGGGAGCGCGCAAGGGCACGTGGCTGCCGCTGGCCCAGAGCCGAGACTCTGTGAAGCGCGGCTCGCGTCCTCTTGCGTAAAGTATGCCTCGAGATTTGTCCGAGATTTACTTGGGAATAAAGTGTAGTGTAGCCATGACCTGCGGtgactcatttggaaaacagGAGGAGTAAAGGGTAAGCGTCTCGAGCCTCACGTGTACTTTAGGGCAAGCACAGACTGGGATCCAGAGCAGGTTTGGCATTTCACAATTTGGAGGAGTCTGGGGCTCGGCACACGCTTCTGGCCCAGCGGTAGTCCTGATTTGGAAATCCTACGTAAGGGATGGGCAGGTGTTAAGTGTGCGGTGGACTGCTGGCATCTTTATTAATAGGAATAATTATTACAGAAAGTGCTATGGCTGTGCATAAATAAAGATCAATTCTATAACTTTTCCAAGTAGCCTTGTCTGTGCAGGGAAAAGGGGGCGGCGTGAGGATTACTCTACTGCATACCCATCAGGATTGATAACCTTGCTATTCAAAGATGAGGGCATACACTTGAAACTGGTGCACAAGTGGGGAAAAACTCAAATCAACAGTTAGAGGGGCAGAGATGGACTCAAAATATAAAGACCCAATAGGATCAATTTAACTGCACCCAGGTACATAGAAAAATACAGTCCGTTTATATGCACTTTCCTTCATCATGCATTCCCTGACTGCCCGCTATGTGGCAGGCACTGCTAAATGAGATACAAAGATAGTAAGTTAGATTCTCCCCTGGTGGTGATCAGCGGAGGAGGGCAAACAAACATGTAAACAGAAGCTGGAAAAAGGGATCATCAGGGAAGAACAAAGTGGTCTCTCCTTATAGTGTCTGTTTGAGGTTACCTGTAAAGACCTTGAAGCTCCTAAATAGAAACTGCCTCAAATGGATCCAGAAAACAGGGTTAGGGGTGGCCTCCTGCCCTTCCTAGAAGCAGCCCGGGCCATTTGGATCCCACAGCTGAACAGCTTGGGGAGCCCCCAATTCTCCAGTGTCTCCCATGTAACCCAAGGGAAGTGTGGGTCCTTGACTTCCCTGGTCTTCATATGCCACCAGCGTCAAGAACAATAAAAGGCCACTTGTCCCATGTCCGCTGCTTCCTAAGAAGGACAGCCCTCAGGGTAGACATTCACAGACTCTGAAGGGAAGGAACTCCAGCCTAGGATGGGAGCACCCTAGGCAAGGCACTGAGGCAAGGAGAACTGCTTTTTATCACCTGCAATAGAATTCAGTCTAGAAAACAGCtttaaagcaaaaacacaaataacataTCCCCTTTAATTGCAGTCTGGCGCCTGCATCTGGGGCCTCCAGAGCAAAAGCATACTCAGTGGGCTGGGCCAGCCATCGCCCTGGGCTTTGAAGGACAAAAATGTTTCCCCTCACCCCACATTTAGGAAATTATTTCCCCCAGTCCTCTTCCCTTCCTATTTGGGACACTGATAAAGCTCAGAAACTTGGTCTTggggttaagaaaaaaaaaaaaggtgagggagagaaagggaggagggaggaggtgaaTCAAGGCAGAGACCACGTCTAAGCTGTCATGCAAACAGGACACTGCTGGATAATTCTGGGCAGAAAACGTCTGCTCTCCCACTCTTTGGTTCCTGGCCAGGTGCCCACTGACTTGGGAAGCCTtttgaggaagaaatcaagacCACCCTACTCCTGTTCACATACCTCAGGGCCCCCAAAATGTTTCCCCTGCCATCCTACCCCCATCCTGAGGATAGGGAGGGGACTCCAGGAGTGGAGGAAAGAAGTCCTAAGACTTGAGATGCCGCTGAGAGATGGAGATGCACAAGGCAGCAACCTTCTAAAAGTCTCGCTCAGGGGGGGCCCTCCTGACTTGATTCTGGTTTcctgagaagggaggaggggttTCCtgacaggggtgggaggggagatggaaGATGGACTATGGGAGGGGCTATTTTTAAAGACTCTacctcttagaagaaatgtaaaCCCTGGCTAGTAAATGTAAATCCTAGTGATGTGAGCAAAAGAGATGAGGACGGGCAAGGGAATGAGAGCGTGCTCCCAAAAGAACAATCCTGTCTGGAGAAGGTCAAAGGATCTCCCAGTTCACGGCTCCTCTGCCTACTGCCTCAGAGCGGCAAAGTGGCAGACAGGTGTAGGAAAAGCAGACGATAGGCAAGGGTGACATTGGATACCACCCCTACCCCATTGTCCCAATCAGATATCTCTTCCAGGAGCTCAAGAGTTTAGGGAAACCAGGTGCTTACCCTTCTCTCTTCTCAGATACTCTCAAGGGCCCCAGGCCCCTGCCAGTGCCTGTCCAATATTCCTCCCCTGCCTCATCTCATCCCAAAGCAGTTCCCACTTGCCTCCATTCTGGAAAAGAGAGGTGGGTGAGCTTTGCCTCCCTCGCCCAGGGCAGGCTGGAACCCTGAGGACAGGTGGCCAGAGGTGGCAGCTCTAAGATGGCCGCGGGGAGAAACCAGGCTGCCAAGCCCAGGAAGAAGAGACTGCGCTCTCAGCTCTCAGGGCGGAAGGGGACCTCCCGGCACTACCCTCCTGCCTTTAAGGCATCCTAACACGCTGGGGATGGTGCTGGGCTCCTCTGCACCTCAGAGCCAGAGGTGGGGGGCACAGCTCTGATGGGCATGAGAACAATCCTTGACATTCCTAGACCTCCCCCTCTCACGCGGCTCCAAATTTGACTGCTAAACTTTGCCACCTGTCCAGGGTCTCCTTTAGGGTTCTGGATACAGCACCCAGTGGGAAGACTAAGCTGCTGCTGGGATTCACGGAGTCATAGAGAGAAGAATTGCGTCCACCCAGAGCACCAACTCTAAAATGCTTCTTATCAAGTACCGGATTCCACAATGAAACTGCTAAATAATTCAGCAGGCTTGATAGGAAAATGCAGCTTCCCAATGAGCATACGTTCAGTTAAATGAATGTCTTTAAAGGAGGCTGGCTATAATGAATAAGTTGGCTAtgatttaatgtatataaatgctAAAAGGGCAAAAACAAGGCGATCCAGTGATTGCATACAAAGTAGATAAAGGAATGTGCTGCATGCAGAGGCTAGGAGTTTCAAAAGTCTTCCTAGTATTTCATAAATTTGGATTTCTGAAAGAACACTGTCAGATTCCACCCCGATAGTCCTCCTCCTTGGATAAGCTGTCATGTGGATGCAGTGAAATATGGCTTATTTTAAAGCCTTCTTAGCAAGAAAGATACACTTGGTTGTGTCttaacaaaatatgaaaacactGGAAATTGCACACCATTTCAAGTAaaacctttgtttctttttctttttaataaggaACTAAAGAATCCAGACTGAAATCTAggtgataatggaaaagaaattctgGAACTCTAAGTAGTGTCTGATagtaaaacacacacacgtatttcacagcagataaaatatttaaattccttCCATGTTTAATGAAGGCTTGGAAGAGGTTGAACTACTTTTCAGAACCTATTGGCAACTCTCCGTTGAAATTTGATTTCTGTATTGGTTTTTTTTGCTCATCTTTCAGAGAAAGTAATATGTATCTTGTGCCAAGCAAAACAGTTTTCCTTCTGGGGAACTTCAAATGAAACAAATACTATAAAACAACTGTTTCATATCAGTTCTGTGAAAGGGATTAAAGTATTTCATTTCTAGCTGTGCTGTACCTTCGTTTTATGTTATCTTTCAAACCACCAAATTAGAAAGCAGGATTATCTAtgggaaatgaaacagaaaagtacCACCTCTAACCACCTATTTACAGGTAACTGACATTCACAAGTCAGGTTTTGCCTGTTtagaggggaaaaggagagagtGCATGGGGTCTCACGCTTAATCACAGACTGAGACCACTCATTTTTAGCCATGGATTTGATTTCTATTTCCAATTCTATATTAACTTATCAACAGACATATCTTCAACTGTATCCATTAAAATTCACAGAATGCAAATCTGTAGTTACTAACAGAAGGAAGGCACAGAGAAAAGCTTGGCTGGCATTAGCGAGGGGGTTCAACCACAGTCAAGGTAAAAACCCTGCCCTggtcctgtctctctctctcctggtttCTGAGCGATCATTCCACTCCCCATCACAGATCAATTCTAGTtgtcaaaacataaaataacacACCGATTATCTAAAcatcagattttctatttttattaaaaactcacAAATTTATTCAACATGTTTCCTTTCATACAGTGAATGGTCTAATATGCACTGGAGGTCACACAAGCTTAGGTTTATCAGAACAATAAAAGACATAtgagaaatttaatttataaagaaaaaaagtagcaGCTGTTGACTGCATATTTGaccataaaatttaaatattctggacttttattttaaagacacaaaaataaaacctgtgtGGGTCTATATAAGTCATATTAACAATTCCATGAATGTTCAACAGGACTAAAAATTAGcaaagatgtttttttttttaaaccttgtaacacttttttttaacactttctcAGGTTGTGGTGCCAGGCACCTTTACAGTATTTGTGCTATAATTACTCTATTTGGCAAGTGTCTGAATATCATGTTTTCTCTTTGCCTTGTGTAAACAACACCTTTTTACATACCAGCACAGTGAGCTGTGAGCCCTGCAAATCAGAACatctacaggaaaagaaaatgaacaattttGGTTGATTGctcaaaacattttgttttgaacAAGAGGTTTCAAAACAGAATATATTAGTAAAACACTGAACTCCTGAATTTAACATTATACGTAAACAGTTGACTGTTTTTAGTTcaatagtctttttttcttaaattttgtgtgtgtgtttgtaaaggTAGAATACTTCTCTTGTACAGCTGATGTTCAAGTCATATTACTAAGAGGTCTGGCTGGAGACCATCCTATCGAGTGTGTCtgcatgtatctgtgtgtgtagaGCTTTGTGAAGGTAGAAGAGTTGATACTGAGGGCTTTACATTTAGAATTTTGCAattttggcaaaaacaaaaaaaaccaaaaatcccagatagacaaaaaatatatatatatagtcccaCCTGATGCACAGCAGGTCGGCGTTTCTGAAGCTCTAAGAGTTTGTGGTCGCTGTTGCTGAACTCTGAGACAACTCTAATAGATGTCTCAGAGCCTGAGATGTCTCGTGGCCGGCCCGGAGCGCCCCCCGGCCACTTCGCCCAGCTCAACTGGCTTCGGGCGCAGCCTCCCTCCCCGCGGCTCCGGGCGTCACCTCCCTGGCTGACCGCCCCCGCGGCTGTCTTTCCGCGGCCCACCGACCCCAAGCTCACTCCGGAAGCGTCGGTCCCAGGATCCGGGTccagtgggaggtggggagaggtctGGATTCCCCGCGGGTGCCCGAGTTCTGCACCTTGCCAGCCAGCGCTCGGATCCCGGTCCTACCTCCAGGCGGATCCGGATCCTATTTCGCGTCCCCCGTTCCCATCCGGTCTCCCCAGACGGAAAATGGTCCCcgaggctggaggcaggaggggcgGGGGATGacttgcttttctgttttgtgtgtgattttgtttttttgtttgtttttttttttttcctgtttttcttaaaTAGAAGGTTCATTTCTGTACAGCCGCGAGCTCCGCGGGCCGTGCGCGACTCCGCTACCACACGGCCGCCTCGTTCATTTCTGGGGGGTGAGACAGGTGGTTCCCATAGCTCGCCCCGCCGTTGACCGACAGCGACGAGAAGGGTGGGCTGGGCCCGAAGACCTCGGCCGACATGGAGTGGAGAGGACCGGGCAGGCTGGGCTCGGGGCTGGGTGAGTCCCCGGGAGGATGCGCCAGGATGTCGGTGAACCGCTGCGCCTCACTCGACGGGTGGTGGCCGGGCAGCGGGTGCTCCAGGCCACCCAGGGGTGTCCCGGAAGGCCCGGACGACGGTACGAAGGGCAGGTCCACCGGCGTCTGAGCCTGCGAGGACGGGGGGCCTTGCGGAAAGAAGTCGTAGTTGCCTCCGGGCCCGTAGTAGTCGCTCTGGTAATCTGCGGTGGCGGCGGGGAGAGGGGACGTCAGGGCGGGGTCCCGGGTGAGGCGGGGGTGACCGGGCGGGAAGGCGCGCTAGCGGGCCTGGGGAGGGCAACGCCGGGGCTCTCCATTCGCCGGGCTCCCGTTCCCGGCCGGGCGCACGGAGGCGGCCCGGGTGCAAACGCGGGAGctgctccctccctgcccaccgGCCTCATTCAGGACCGGGAAGGCGATCCGGTCTCACTGCCTCCCCTCATTtcctccccagcctccacccctCTCTCCCGCCCTCTCCGCTTCTCCTGCAGAAAGCCAGAAGCGCCTCCGCGCTGCCGCCCGCTTCCAACGAAACGAAACCCGGCCTGCCCGCGCCCTGCCCCCGGGCCGCGCACCCACCTCCGTAGAAGGAGAAGGGCCCGTTGGGAAGGAGCTCGCCCGGCTCCAAACGGTCCACGAGCGGCCGCATCCGGCGCGGACTGCGGAAGAAGGCGTGGCGCCGGGCGCCCAGCGCGCTCAGCTGCTTCATCCTCCGTTCCTTGGAGCGTCGGTTCTGGAACCAGACCTGAAGCACGGACGCCTTGGGGTGAGGCCCCGGAGACCCTACCACCGACTTTTCGGGTGTGCGGCCGCTCCTGGCCCCTCACCCTTCCACCTCCCGGATTCCCAGCTGTATTTGCTTTGTGTCTTgtatattgggggggggggggtcttcgAGTAGAACCGCGCGGGGTGGCCCTTGAGCCAAGGGTGGACAGGATTCCCGGCAGGGGTACCTGGGCAAGCCGCCCTGCCCAACAGGAGACAGTTGGAGTTGTTTCTAACAATCGTAGCGAAACAGTTACAGCTTGTATGCGCGGAGGCGCTTCACCTCCCCAAGAGTGTCAGACACACGGCTTCCCTTTCACGGACCCTGGCAGCACCCGCACTCCCACCCCTCATGATAGTGACAGAGATCCAAACAGCCTCCTGTTTCGACACTCAAGTCTCCCGAAGACAGTGACACCAAAACCCACAGCCTCCTTTCCGCACCCACGCACGATCTCCCAGTCCCAAACATACTCGTCCACAGCCTCTCACTGTTAGAGACATGGCCAAGCAACCTCCCCTTCACCTGCGCACAAGAGCGCACAGCCTCTCGGAAGCAGAGCGTCTCCGCGGAACAGCAGCCTGCATGGTGCACCTACTGCACAAACCTCCTAGGCACATCTCCCCATGTCCTCGCAGAGCCGCCAGTCACCGGACACCTAACCTTGGGCTCGGGACTCGGGCCGAACCACACGCAGGTTCAAAACCTCACAGCGCGCACCGGCGCAGCTGCCTGGATGGACGCCTCCGATCCCCAGGCGACTCAGGAAGGGCCGCGGCAGAGCTGACTCCCGCCCCGACCACCTTCCCTTCAAACCTGGACGGCCCACCTGTCTTTGGAGGGGAGGTGtgctggcggggcggggggggggggctggttTAACTGGAGCCAGAGACCCACAAATTTGGGGGCGGGGACACCGAGGGAGACCACGGATTGAGACCACGGATTAATCCCGGGATGCACAGCGACCGCTCGGCTCCTCCCGGATAGGGGTGGTAGGGCAGAAAAATAGGTCGGTACTCTCATCGCCGCGTCCTGACGGTgccccctcctcccgccccaTGCCCCCCgctcccccatctctctcccttgTTACCACTATCACCTGCGTTGGACCGGAAAGAGGAGGCGGCATCTGGTGCGACTTCAAAGTCGGAGCCGGGTAGGGCTGTGTCTgggcctctcccctcctctctgccaGCCTCCAGGGACTCTGCTCCTCAAAactgctccccacccccggcTCAACCTGCAGGTTGCACCTCGAGGGAACTAAGTGGCATGCTCGGGCCCTGACCTGGATGACACGCATGTTGAGGCCGGTCTCCTGAGCCAGCTGCTCGCGGATGTGGCGCGTGGGCTTGGGTGTGGCGGCGAAGGCGGCCTTCAGCGTCTCCAGCTGCTTGGCCTTGATGGTGGTGCGAGGCCCTCTCCGCTTGGCCCCCAGGTTCTGGTCGTCGTTCTCATTGCTGCCCCCTTCCTTGTCCGACACGTTGGCGCTCTCCGAGTCCTTGGCGTCGTCCTGCGACGGGTCTTGGGAGTCCGGGGACAAACTGGGGTCACTGCCCGTGGtggctggggagagggaagggacagGTGAGCAGCAGCCAGTGGCGGCCCTTCCTCCCCCAAGACCCACGCGCCCGGAAGGAGCCAGGCATCAGGGCCTCACCCGAGTGGAGGCTGTTCTCTTTGGCGACGCTGCTGTTGCTTAGGTAATCCTCTTTGCAGACAAACTTGTTCTCATCGATGATGTAGAGCTCCTCGCCGGTGGATAGCTGCTTGTTACACATCATGCAGGTGAAGCAGTTCAGGTGGAACACTTTGCTCCGCGCTCTTCGCACCAGGTCGCTAGGGGAGATGCCCTGCGCGCAGCCAGCGCACTTGGTACCGAAACAcctgcggggcggggggcggtcgGGT from Cervus canadensis isolate Bull #8, Minnesota chromosome 1, ASM1932006v1, whole genome shotgun sequence includes:
- the LOC122449902 gene encoding LIM/homeobox protein Lhx1, which produces MVHCAGCKRPILDRFLLNVLDRAWHVKCVQCCECKCNLTEKCFSREGKLYCKNDFFRCFGTKCAGCAQGISPSDLVRRARSKVFHLNCFTCMMCNKQLSTGEELYIIDENKFVCKEDYLSNSSVAKENSLHSATTGSDPSLSPDSQDPSQDDAKDSESANVSDKEGGSNENDDQNLGAKRRGPRTTIKAKQLETLKAAFAATPKPTRHIREQLAQETGLNMRVIQVWFQNRRSKERRMKQLSALGARRHAFFRSPRRMRPLVDRLEPGELLPNGPFSFYGDYQSDYYGPGGNYDFFPQGPPSSQAQTPVDLPFVPSSGPSGTPLGGLEHPLPGHHPSSEAQRFTDILAHPPGDSPSPEPSLPGPLHSMSAEVFGPSPPFSSLSVNGGASYGNHLSHPPEMNEAAVW